The sequence CGTGCCAGACGTAGCTAGGGCTAGCCCTAGGCACACGCCCTAGGTGTGACTATGGGTAGGCACAAGATCGCCGTGATACCCGGCGACGGCATAGGGCCGGAGGTCGTGGAGGCCGCTATCTACGTCCTAGAGTCCCTCCACGACGTAGTGAAGGGGCTTAAGCTAGACTTTATGGTAGTAGAGGCCGGGGACGCGGCCCTGAAGAAGTATGGGAAGGCCCTGCCTGACGACACGCTACGGGCCATAGTCGAAGAAGCCGAGGCGTGCCTAAAGGGCCCCGTCGGCGAGTCGGCGGCTGACGTAATCGTCAAGCTGAGGCTCCTCCTAGACCTATACGCTAACGTCAGGCCGTTTAAGGCGTACCCCGGGGTGCCTTGCTTAAACCCCAGCGTAGACTTCGTAATTGTGCGCGAGAACACCGAGGACGTGTACAAAGGATGGGAGCTCGAGGTCGTGCCTAGCGAGGTAGCAGTGTGCCTCAGGCCTATAACTAGGAGGGGGTCTATGCGCATAGCTGAATACGCCTTTAAGCTAGCTGAGCAGCGCGCTAGGCGCAAGGTGACGGCGGTCCACAAGGCCAACGTTATGAGGGTGACCGACGGGCTCTTTGCTAAGTGCTGCCGCGAGGTAGCTTTAAGGCACCCTTCAGTGGTCTTCGAGGAGATGTACGTAGACACGTGCGCCATGCAGCTAGTTAGGAGGCCTGAGGAGTTCGACGTGATCGTCACCACCAACATGTTCGGGGACATACTGTCTGACGAGGCGGCCGCCATCGTGGGCGGGCTGGGCTTAGCGCCAGCTGCTAACATAGGTGAGCGGAGGGCTATTTTTGAGCCTGTCCACGGCTCAGCCCCTAAGTACGCTGGCAAGGGGGTGGCTAACCCCTGCGCGACGATACTAGCCGCTAGGATGATGCTAGGATGGCTTGGAGAGGACGAGGCGGCGCTTAGGCTCGAGAGGGCTGTCGAGGAGGCCTTGAGGGCTGGTGAGCACCTAACCCCTGACTTAGGGGGTAGCTCGAGCACTATGGAGCTGGCGAAGGACATAGCTAGGAGGCTTTCGCAATGAACGTCGAGGAGGCCTCGTCGACAGTCCTCAGGGTGGTTAAAGCCACCATTGGCCAGGAGGCGTGGCGTAGAAGGTCTACGCTCAACCTAATCGCTAGCGAGAACTGCATGAGCCCCCTGGCTAGGGCGCTACTAGCGAGCG comes from Candidatus Nezhaarchaeota archaeon and encodes:
- a CDS encoding isocitrate/isopropylmalate dehydrogenase family protein — protein: MGRHKIAVIPGDGIGPEVVEAAIYVLESLHDVVKGLKLDFMVVEAGDAALKKYGKALPDDTLRAIVEEAEACLKGPVGESAADVIVKLRLLLDLYANVRPFKAYPGVPCLNPSVDFVIVRENTEDVYKGWELEVVPSEVAVCLRPITRRGSMRIAEYAFKLAEQRARRKVTAVHKANVMRVTDGLFAKCCREVALRHPSVVFEEMYVDTCAMQLVRRPEEFDVIVTTNMFGDILSDEAAAIVGGLGLAPAANIGERRAIFEPVHGSAPKYAGKGVANPCATILAARMMLGWLGEDEAALRLERAVEEALRAGEHLTPDLGGSSSTMELAKDIARRLSQ